Proteins from a genomic interval of Rhodothermales bacterium:
- a CDS encoding translocation/assembly module TamB, whose protein sequence is MTEQRTPGRARRYARRTAKWSGRTVGAVLLLILLAVGLVQAPPVKSWVVKKVLSAVNPYEDAQLTVDAVHGSIVRTLGVTDLRLTRPDGSVRVSADSVRVTFGLLPALLGKIRLYDLDIAGLSATAATDTTGAIDLLAPFAGGDTTSADVRLDRLRLSRTSIVVDDSVGTWAADNLYLDLQALGTRPELRLRIDSLSARLRDPVSGVPGELWVEAAIEGSRVRLDTLFLGTSRSLVRASGRIGGDSWAPDSSAFTLFATPLHTDDIRPLYPALAGGELIELVARLNSRGRSHNLVLDGSLAGGSIQADVTASLPEPGPAALTGSAAITNLELERLLPAVNDAAPLELRAEADLAGENWSSLTGSASLEAPSFRWGTAVLQDLDVDQVWRNGVVRLDLTGTINGGYTEVSGTMEPFAEGLPAQLRATLSGWDPAAFTDDGLSGLVNARASLNGRLTGDSWTLDATLADTQLGPCAVSGDVDAGALANRLNARIELSACEGGLTGSGRYNTASGSWTLERLSMTDLPLMRVLGDTTESVVNGTVTARGQAARYAAQAALGDTRYDSYRLDSLVADVSGEGARWQAVGSLWSGGGSARFDLAGTGAEGTIRQTSFSNLDASYAADLEALRTNATGSVSGRFGPVETDLAVALDSSRVNDQWITSADADLRLRGDSLATTGEIGLGDGGISWRGSGAPGTGTVALDSLQFAGINLQRLIPEAPITSLSGSARGTLRDSAIQAELLLGEGSVNGVRIGDGRATVRHGPDSSRVDLRLGVGTGSITAAGTLDGADDQFTGRLDVADVDALRLAGLDSLTSSLSTSMTLAGTRLTSPSRSVNGQITSLEWEYDDVRIDSARGQLRWQDGVLAVENLRLRGTPFRATIEGRLPVGADAADERYTLQATARGGDVSPITALFGQQIATVGVDLSVRGSGRPGQFQVSAEGTARGLRVGELNLSRTRLVGSAELGAELKPQAANVSVTANQLSLPSISAETASLDLTLADDSLSLAAGLGLDASQRLTVQAGANTSFDRFHIETLQADLPGASWSLAAPADVVLEDGVELSGLVVEADSQRIAVGGYAGTESGDEMYFTASNVRLDAIAELFGYAGFGGDLDATLSLTSQGDGSPRSVSGTISGGLRHRSTDVGSIDARIALRDRMLNIDGRLVHVTGSDAVVRGFVPFSLSDIDLSAQPVSLRIQAEDLPIGWLQPFIDPTLVDDLGGRLTGNVLIRGTFGQPRLAGGAALEDGRVGMPALGTQRSGLVYDRANVYLSFQDDAVQVDSASVRSGSGFATASGTVALQDLSLGDFNLAIEAAEFLAIESPEYRAIVGADLSLRGNTQTPVLGGQVRVVQGEFRLTDETSADAFEPVTLTTEDLLTLEQRFGIRLSASDTTQFDFYEAMRIQDLRVDLTRNTWLRSSANPAMDIQFTGSLDVSKAPFSDPRVFGTIEVLPERSRIEQFGRRFEIENGTLTFNGPADEPDMNLAAVYNVRSRGSNSNEVTIRLQASGSPQDLTVSFQSDPPMELSDIVSYIATGRPASESLQFGGTSSENYLRSAAGLAVGPITGLVENLAGSNLGLDVVEIEQDESAGLMLTAGKYVSPRFFVSVSQPISLTSGTGSSSDATEVTLEYELVRSILISLLSRGTVLRVNLRWERAF, encoded by the coding sequence ATGACGGAGCAACGCACACCGGGAAGAGCGCGGCGGTACGCCCGCCGGACGGCCAAGTGGAGCGGGCGTACCGTGGGTGCGGTCCTCCTGCTCATCCTGCTCGCGGTCGGCCTTGTCCAGGCTCCGCCCGTCAAGTCGTGGGTGGTCAAGAAAGTGCTCTCGGCAGTGAATCCGTACGAGGACGCCCAGCTCACGGTAGACGCCGTTCATGGATCCATCGTACGCACGCTTGGCGTGACTGACCTGCGGCTGACGCGCCCCGATGGCAGCGTGCGGGTGAGCGCGGACAGCGTGCGGGTGACCTTTGGCCTGCTGCCGGCCCTGCTTGGCAAGATTCGCCTCTACGACCTGGATATTGCCGGCCTGTCTGCGACAGCGGCCACGGACACCACGGGAGCCATCGATCTCCTGGCTCCTTTTGCCGGGGGGGACACAACCAGCGCCGACGTACGGCTGGACCGACTGCGGCTGAGTCGAACCTCCATTGTGGTGGACGACAGCGTCGGGACCTGGGCGGCGGACAACCTGTACCTGGACCTGCAGGCGCTGGGTACGCGTCCGGAGCTGCGCCTGCGCATCGACTCTCTGTCCGCCAGGCTGCGTGACCCGGTCTCCGGCGTGCCCGGCGAGCTCTGGGTGGAAGCCGCGATTGAAGGATCTCGGGTGCGCCTGGACACGCTCTTTCTCGGCACCAGCCGCTCGCTGGTGCGGGCTTCCGGCCGCATTGGGGGTGACTCCTGGGCGCCCGACTCCTCCGCATTCACGCTCTTTGCCACACCACTGCACACGGACGACATCAGGCCGCTCTACCCCGCCCTGGCCGGTGGAGAACTGATCGAACTCGTTGCCCGACTGAACTCAAGGGGCCGGAGCCACAACCTGGTGCTGGATGGCAGCCTCGCGGGAGGGTCCATTCAGGCGGACGTGACCGCTTCCCTTCCCGAGCCGGGACCGGCCGCGCTCACGGGGTCGGCCGCCATCACGAACCTGGAGCTGGAAAGGCTCTTGCCCGCCGTGAACGATGCCGCCCCACTGGAACTGCGCGCGGAGGCCGACCTCGCCGGCGAGAACTGGTCTTCCCTAACCGGATCGGCGTCACTGGAGGCGCCGTCCTTCCGATGGGGCACCGCGGTGCTGCAAGACCTGGATGTGGATCAGGTCTGGCGGAATGGGGTCGTGCGGCTAGACCTGACGGGCACCATCAATGGCGGCTACACGGAAGTTTCCGGCACCATGGAGCCCTTTGCTGAGGGGCTGCCGGCCCAACTTCGGGCGACCCTTTCGGGCTGGGATCCGGCCGCGTTCACGGACGATGGACTCTCCGGCCTGGTGAATGCGCGCGCTTCCCTGAACGGCCGACTCACGGGTGATTCGTGGACACTCGATGCGACCCTGGCCGACACACAATTGGGGCCTTGTGCAGTCTCCGGGGATGTGGACGCCGGCGCACTGGCGAACCGGCTGAATGCCCGAATTGAACTCAGCGCATGTGAGGGCGGCCTGACCGGGTCGGGACGCTACAACACTGCTTCCGGGTCATGGACCCTCGAGCGACTCTCGATGACCGACCTGCCGCTCATGCGTGTCCTCGGAGACACCACCGAGAGCGTGGTGAACGGCACCGTTACCGCCCGCGGACAAGCGGCCCGGTACGCGGCGCAAGCCGCCCTGGGTGACACGCGGTACGACTCGTATCGGCTCGATTCGCTGGTCGCAGACGTGTCCGGCGAAGGGGCACGTTGGCAGGCAGTCGGCAGCCTCTGGAGCGGTGGCGGCAGCGCCCGGTTTGATCTCGCCGGAACGGGCGCCGAAGGCACGATCCGGCAGACAAGCTTCTCGAACCTGGATGCTTCGTACGCGGCGGACCTGGAGGCCCTGCGCACCAATGCCACGGGATCTGTCTCCGGCAGGTTTGGACCCGTCGAGACCGATCTGGCGGTGGCGCTCGACAGTTCGCGCGTCAACGACCAGTGGATCACTTCGGCCGACGCCGACCTTCGGCTCCGCGGCGACTCGCTTGCCACAACGGGTGAGATCGGACTGGGAGACGGTGGCATCTCCTGGCGTGGATCGGGCGCTCCCGGGACCGGTACCGTTGCGTTGGACTCGCTGCAGTTCGCCGGCATCAACCTGCAACGCCTGATTCCCGAGGCACCCATAACCAGCCTGTCCGGCAGTGCGCGGGGGACCCTGCGGGACTCCGCAATACAGGCCGAGCTCCTCCTCGGCGAAGGTTCCGTCAACGGGGTCCGGATTGGCGACGGCCGGGCGACCGTGCGGCACGGCCCGGATTCGTCCAGGGTTGACCTTCGACTCGGAGTGGGCACGGGATCCATCACTGCCGCCGGCACCCTGGACGGCGCGGACGATCAGTTCACCGGGCGCCTGGACGTAGCCGACGTCGATGCTCTTCGACTGGCCGGCCTCGACTCCCTGACATCGAGCCTGTCGACATCGATGACGCTCGCCGGCACAAGGCTCACCTCGCCGTCCCGCAGCGTGAACGGCCAGATCACGTCCCTCGAGTGGGAGTATGACGATGTGCGGATCGATTCGGCCCGCGGCCAACTGCGTTGGCAGGACGGCGTGCTCGCGGTCGAAAACCTCAGGCTGCGGGGGACCCCGTTTCGCGCCACCATTGAAGGCCGACTACCCGTCGGAGCCGATGCGGCGGATGAGCGATACACGCTGCAGGCCACGGCCCGCGGCGGCGACGTATCCCCCATCACAGCGCTGTTCGGCCAGCAGATCGCAACGGTTGGTGTCGACCTCTCGGTTCGTGGTTCCGGTCGCCCGGGGCAGTTCCAGGTTTCCGCTGAAGGGACAGCTCGAGGCTTGCGGGTGGGCGAGCTGAACCTTTCCCGAACCCGCCTGGTGGGCTCCGCAGAGCTTGGCGCAGAACTGAAGCCGCAGGCCGCCAACGTTTCGGTCACCGCCAATCAGCTCTCTCTTCCGTCAATATCGGCGGAGACCGCATCGCTCGATCTGACCCTTGCCGACGATTCGTTGTCCCTGGCCGCAGGACTCGGCCTGGATGCATCGCAGAGGCTGACCGTTCAGGCTGGGGCCAACACCTCCTTCGACCGCTTCCACATCGAAACGCTGCAGGCGGACCTGCCCGGCGCCTCCTGGAGCCTGGCTGCCCCTGCGGACGTCGTGTTGGAGGACGGGGTCGAGTTGTCCGGTCTTGTGGTGGAGGCCGACTCCCAGCGCATCGCCGTCGGGGGATATGCCGGCACGGAAAGCGGCGACGAGATGTACTTCACAGCCTCGAATGTCAGGCTCGACGCGATCGCCGAGCTGTTTGGGTATGCAGGCTTCGGGGGCGACCTGGACGCAACCCTGAGCCTCACTTCGCAGGGAGACGGCTCCCCGCGTTCGGTGAGCGGCACGATATCCGGCGGACTTCGCCATCGCAGCACGGATGTGGGATCGATCGATGCGCGCATCGCCCTTCGCGACCGCATGCTGAACATAGACGGCCGGCTGGTTCACGTGACGGGCTCCGATGCGGTTGTCCGCGGATTTGTGCCGTTCTCCCTCTCCGACATCGACCTGTCGGCCCAGCCCGTCAGCCTTCGCATCCAGGCAGAAGACCTGCCGATCGGCTGGTTGCAACCCTTCATTGACCCGACGCTCGTGGATGATCTGGGCGGCCGCCTGACCGGCAACGTGCTCATTCGCGGCACCTTCGGGCAGCCCAGGCTGGCTGGAGGCGCGGCGCTCGAGGACGGCCGCGTCGGCATGCCCGCGCTGGGAACGCAGCGTAGCGGCCTCGTCTACGACAGAGCCAACGTCTACCTCAGTTTCCAGGACGATGCGGTCCAGGTGGATTCGGCCAGCGTGCGGTCCGGATCGGGCTTCGCGACGGCGTCCGGCACCGTGGCCCTCCAGGACCTCTCGCTTGGAGATTTCAATCTGGCCATAGAAGCCGCGGAGTTCCTCGCCATCGAGTCCCCCGAGTATCGCGCCATCGTCGGGGCGGATCTCTCACTTCGAGGCAACACGCAGACCCCGGTGCTCGGCGGGCAGGTCCGTGTGGTTCAGGGCGAATTCCGACTCACGGATGAGACCTCTGCCGATGCCTTCGAACCGGTCACATTGACGACCGAGGACCTCCTCACCCTGGAGCAGCGATTCGGGATTCGGCTGAGCGCATCAGACACCACCCAGTTTGACTTCTACGAGGCCATGCGCATCCAGGACCTGCGCGTGGACCTCACCCGCAACACCTGGCTGCGTTCGTCGGCGAATCCCGCCATGGACATCCAATTCACCGGCAGCCTGGACGTGTCGAAGGCTCCCTTCAGCGACCCGCGGGTTTTCGGAACGATCGAGGTACTGCCGGAGCGCAGTCGCATCGAGCAGTTTGGCCGGCGGTTTGAAATCGAGAACGGCACGCTGACCTTCAACGGCCCGGCGGACGAACCCGACATGAACCTGGCGGCCGTCTACAACGTGCGTTCCAGGGGCAGCAACAGCAATGAAGTGACGATTCGGCTGCAGGCTTCGGGCTCTCCGCAGGACCTGACCGTGAGTTTCCAGTCCGATCCCCCCATGGAACTGTCGGATATTGTCTCCTACATCGCGACCGGCCGCCCCGCCAGTGAGAGTCTGCAATTCGGAGGCACCTCGTCCGAGAACTACCTTAGGTCGGCTGCGGGGCTTGCCGTCGGACCGATTACGGGTCTGGTGGAGAATCTCGCCGGCTCCAACCTTGGTCTGGATGTCGTTGAGATCGAGCAGGACGAATCTGCAGGGCTCATGCTGACGGCAGGCAAATATGTGTCTCCGCGCTTCTTTGTCTCGGTCAGTCAGCCCATCTCCCTCACATCCGGTACGGGATCCTCTTCCGACGCCACAGAAGTCACCCTGGAATACGAACTCGTTCGAAGCATACTCATCTCGCTGCTGAGCCGCGGCACCGTACTCCGGGTCAATCTCCGGTGGGAGCGCGCATTCTGA
- a CDS encoding ABC transporter permease, whose protein sequence is MALRLTIRPQDRREHLAHFLERVGEFGAFIGTFLKDGFRRPWEVRELLRQMDEVGTRSFLLTGTTGLAIGAVLAMQSRGTLVQFGAEAMLPNMLALSVIKEIGPVLTSLVLAGRLGAGIGAEIGSMRVTEQIDAIEVMALRPLNYLVTTRVLACVIMFPVLTIWTDALALFGGYIESLLAAGTDWRLFIDTAFTTIRFSDLFVDTMKTSIFGGLVGLVSCFLGFHVRGGTRAVGQAAMQAVVASSVLIILADVIVVRISLLLFGDVAS, encoded by the coding sequence ATGGCACTGCGTCTCACCATACGACCCCAGGACCGCCGGGAGCATCTGGCGCATTTCCTGGAACGCGTCGGCGAATTCGGTGCGTTTATCGGCACGTTTCTCAAGGACGGATTCCGCCGGCCCTGGGAAGTGCGTGAACTCCTCCGACAGATGGACGAGGTCGGCACGCGCTCCTTCCTGTTGACCGGTACGACGGGCCTGGCCATCGGGGCCGTGCTCGCCATGCAAAGCCGCGGCACGCTGGTCCAGTTTGGCGCTGAGGCCATGCTTCCCAACATGCTGGCCCTGTCTGTGATCAAGGAAATCGGGCCGGTGCTGACGTCCCTGGTTCTGGCGGGACGATTGGGCGCCGGAATCGGTGCGGAGATCGGATCCATGCGGGTCACTGAACAGATTGACGCCATCGAGGTGATGGCCCTCAGGCCCCTCAACTATCTGGTCACCACCCGAGTCCTGGCGTGTGTGATCATGTTTCCGGTGCTCACCATCTGGACGGACGCACTGGCACTATTCGGGGGGTATATCGAGTCGCTCCTGGCTGCGGGCACGGACTGGCGCCTGTTCATAGACACCGCGTTCACGACCATTCGCTTTTCGGACCTGTTCGTGGACACCATGAAGACCTCCATTTTCGGCGGACTGGTGGGCCTGGTCTCGTGCTTCCTCGGCTTCCACGTTCGTGGTGGCACGCGCGCGGTGGGTCAGGCGGCCATGCAGGCGGTCGTGGCGTCGTCCGTACTGATCATCCTCGCGGATGTGATTGTGGTGCGCATCTCCCTCCTGCTTTTCGGGGACGTCGCTTCATGA
- the tgt gene encoding tRNA guanosine(34) transglycosylase Tgt, which yields MRFVLEHEDAGTGARAGRLETDHGVIETPVFMPVGTVGSVKGVSPRELEQDIQAQIILGNTYHLYLRPGTDILQQAGGLHRFQNWDRPILTDSGGYQVFSLSDIRKLTEEGVRFQSHLDGSYHMFSPEAVMDIQRAIGADIIMVLDECPPGDATHTYADESNDLTIRWARRCKDHFEAQEPLYGHSQALFGIVQGVVYPDLRRKSAEQLLEIGFPGYAIGGLSVGEPSEQMYDMVEVVNEVLPTGKPRYLMGVGTPENLIENVARGVDMFDCVMPTRNGRNGSVFTTRGIMNMRNAKWKDCFEPVDAGLDHYASQAFTKAYTRHLIQSGEILGIRITTMQNLALYHWVMREARQAILEDRYAAWMNDVLPDLTARL from the coding sequence ATGCGGTTTGTGCTTGAGCATGAGGATGCCGGTACGGGGGCACGTGCCGGTCGGCTGGAGACGGATCACGGGGTCATCGAGACGCCGGTGTTTATGCCCGTGGGCACCGTGGGATCGGTCAAGGGCGTTTCGCCCCGGGAGTTGGAACAGGATATCCAGGCGCAGATCATCCTTGGCAACACGTATCACCTTTACCTGCGTCCCGGCACGGACATCCTGCAACAGGCCGGCGGGCTTCATCGCTTCCAGAACTGGGACCGGCCGATCCTTACCGACTCGGGGGGATACCAGGTATTCTCGCTCTCGGACATCCGCAAGCTGACGGAAGAAGGGGTGCGATTCCAGAGCCATCTGGACGGCTCCTATCACATGTTCTCGCCCGAGGCCGTGATGGACATCCAGCGGGCGATTGGGGCGGACATCATCATGGTGCTCGACGAGTGCCCGCCTGGCGACGCCACGCATACCTATGCGGATGAGTCCAATGACCTGACCATCCGATGGGCCCGGCGCTGCAAGGACCACTTTGAGGCACAGGAGCCGCTCTACGGGCACTCCCAGGCGCTTTTCGGCATCGTACAGGGCGTGGTCTATCCGGATCTGAGGCGCAAGTCGGCCGAGCAGCTGCTGGAAATCGGCTTCCCCGGGTATGCCATCGGCGGACTCTCCGTGGGCGAGCCCTCGGAACAGATGTACGACATGGTCGAGGTCGTCAACGAAGTGCTGCCGACTGGGAAGCCCCGCTACCTGATGGGGGTCGGCACGCCGGAGAACCTCATCGAAAATGTGGCACGCGGCGTCGACATGTTCGACTGCGTCATGCCCACGCGAAACGGCCGGAACGGGAGCGTCTTCACCACGCGCGGCATCATGAACATGCGTAACGCCAAGTGGAAAGACTGCTTTGAGCCAGTCGATGCGGGCCTGGATCACTACGCATCACAGGCTTTCACAAAGGCCTACACGCGCCATCTCATCCAGAGCGGCGAGATCCTGGGCATTCGGATCACGACCATGCAGAATCTGGCGCTCTACCATTGGGTGATGCGGGAGGCCAGACAGGCCATCCTGGAGGATCGCTACGCGGCGTGGATGAACGACGTGCTGCCGGATCTGACGGCCCGCCTGTAG
- a CDS encoding class I SAM-dependent methyltransferase → MAWYEQWFDTDEYELLYQNRNEDEARRLVSLIIDRTGVEAGSRVLDVGCGRGRHAVEFARRGFEVTGLDLSERSLEKAEQRAQEAGVQVRFLRGDMRKPVPEAFDLVVNLFTAFGYFEDDREHQAAIDAMAGSLDRDGWLVQDFLNAEYVRSHLVAADVRTVGQWEVRQSRRIQDGRIRKRIQFQTEEGSHAFEESVALLGRSDFERLYDAAGLEVVDVLGNYDGDPFAPGLPRLIHLAQRA, encoded by the coding sequence ATGGCCTGGTACGAGCAGTGGTTTGACACGGACGAGTACGAGCTGCTCTACCAGAACCGAAACGAGGATGAGGCGCGCCGACTGGTCAGCCTGATCATCGACCGCACAGGTGTGGAGGCCGGGTCCAGGGTATTGGACGTAGGCTGTGGTCGCGGAAGGCATGCGGTAGAATTCGCGCGGCGCGGATTTGAAGTGACCGGCCTGGATCTCTCAGAGCGCTCGCTGGAGAAAGCCGAGCAAAGGGCACAGGAGGCCGGCGTTCAGGTACGTTTCCTGAGAGGCGACATGCGCAAACCCGTGCCGGAGGCCTTCGACCTCGTCGTGAATCTGTTTACGGCGTTCGGCTACTTCGAGGATGATCGCGAGCACCAGGCCGCGATCGACGCCATGGCCGGCAGCCTGGATCGTGACGGCTGGCTGGTACAGGATTTCCTGAATGCTGAATACGTGCGCAGTCACCTGGTAGCAGCCGATGTGCGGACCGTCGGCCAGTGGGAAGTGCGTCAGTCCCGACGCATTCAGGATGGGCGGATTCGCAAGCGCATCCAGTTCCAGACCGAGGAAGGTTCACACGCCTTTGAGGAGAGTGTGGCGCTCCTGGGTCGATCCGATTTTGAGCGCCTGTATGACGCTGCGGGACTGGAGGTCGTCGACGTGCTAGGAAACTATGACGGGGATCCGTTTGCACCGGGATTGCCCCGGTTGATCCATCTCGCGCAGCGGGCATGA
- a CDS encoding ATP-binding cassette domain-containing protein, which yields MSAETNGPVVRMIDVHKAFGENVVLRGVTMDVPHGQTVAVMGGSGTGKSVLIKHIVQLLKPDRGEIWVRDKRMDLLDGEELDEVRLSIGYLFQGGALFDSMSVAENFDFVLDRHTSMTPAERADRIEELLTWVGLVDKMYAWPADLSGGQKKRIALARAIALNPDIMLFDEPTTGLDPISVRMVSDLIVRLREELDMTSIAITHDLLCAEIAADYVNFLHEGSILEHGTLDEVRRSDKPELRTFFG from the coding sequence ATGAGCGCCGAGACCAACGGTCCCGTGGTGCGCATGATCGATGTGCACAAAGCCTTCGGTGAGAACGTGGTGCTGCGCGGCGTGACAATGGACGTGCCTCACGGACAGACGGTTGCCGTGATGGGCGGCTCCGGCACCGGCAAGAGCGTGCTCATCAAGCATATCGTGCAGCTTCTGAAGCCGGACCGTGGCGAGATCTGGGTGCGCGACAAACGCATGGATCTCCTGGACGGGGAAGAGCTCGATGAGGTGCGGCTATCCATCGGCTACCTGTTTCAGGGAGGGGCACTCTTTGACTCGATGTCAGTGGCGGAAAACTTCGACTTCGTGCTGGATCGGCACACGTCCATGACTCCCGCCGAGCGTGCGGACCGAATCGAAGAATTGCTCACCTGGGTCGGCCTCGTGGACAAGATGTATGCCTGGCCCGCAGACCTGTCCGGCGGCCAGAAGAAGCGCATCGCCCTCGCGCGCGCCATTGCCCTGAATCCGGACATCATGCTTTTCGATGAGCCCACGACCGGCCTGGACCCGATATCCGTGCGCATGGTGTCGGATCTGATCGTGCGACTCCGCGAGGAACTCGACATGACGAGCATCGCGATTACCCACGACCTCCTGTGCGCCGAAATCGCTGCAGACTACGTCAATTTCCTGCATGAGGGTTCCATTCTGGAGCACGGCACACTGGATGAAGTGCGCCGCTCCGACAAGCCCGAACTCCGAACCTTTTTTGGATAG
- a CDS encoding MCE family protein yields MTRNIRLGTFILVGALILLLAIFAIGNRTFLFADTINVRARYSRVAGLQPGATVAYQGIAVGRVSAVQLPPEPAQPIVVTMAITDRASHLIRTTTQAQIKSDGLVGDQIIVLVASPEPGETVRENDFLIGVDPFDLFEISDKAIASVRGFEQVARSFEQIMLDIQKGEGTLGKIVYDPSLYDEMVATANETRNAMSSLAATGDATANLLVDVADRAALSLEAVLQKVETGDGTLARLLNDPAIYDSFLASADTLQAIAEELQTISEMAENAASWGALGTYRFAELMEAAKHNWLFKRYFEERGHLEQAPFEIRERAISESYRQIQERERELMLWEERLESRQSRLDSLSAVGAQGGQ; encoded by the coding sequence ATGACGCGTAACATCCGGCTCGGCACCTTCATTCTGGTTGGTGCCCTGATTCTGCTCCTGGCGATCTTCGCCATCGGCAACCGCACGTTCCTGTTCGCGGACACGATCAACGTCCGGGCTCGCTATTCGCGTGTAGCCGGACTACAGCCGGGCGCGACGGTCGCTTACCAGGGCATCGCGGTTGGGCGTGTCTCGGCAGTGCAGCTGCCACCGGAGCCAGCACAGCCGATTGTGGTCACGATGGCGATCACGGATCGGGCTTCCCACCTCATCCGGACCACGACCCAGGCCCAGATCAAGTCCGATGGGCTGGTCGGCGACCAGATCATCGTGCTGGTCGCCTCGCCAGAGCCCGGCGAGACGGTGCGGGAAAACGACTTCCTGATCGGGGTCGACCCGTTTGATCTGTTCGAGATCAGCGACAAGGCCATCGCTTCAGTGCGCGGCTTCGAACAAGTGGCGCGGTCCTTTGAGCAAATCATGCTCGACATCCAGAAAGGCGAGGGCACGCTCGGAAAGATCGTGTACGACCCCAGCCTCTATGACGAGATGGTGGCGACAGCCAACGAGACGCGGAATGCCATGAGCAGCCTGGCCGCGACGGGTGACGCCACCGCGAACCTGCTCGTGGATGTGGCGGACCGCGCGGCGCTTTCGCTCGAAGCAGTGCTGCAGAAAGTCGAGACCGGCGACGGCACCCTGGCGCGACTGCTGAACGACCCGGCCATCTACGACTCCTTCCTGGCTTCCGCCGATACGCTTCAGGCCATTGCGGAAGAGCTGCAGACCATCTCCGAAATGGCCGAAAATGCTGCCAGCTGGGGGGCACTCGGGACGTACCGGTTTGCCGAGCTCATGGAAGCCGCCAAACACAACTGGTTGTTCAAGCGCTACTTCGAGGAGCGAGGCCACCTGGAACAGGCCCCCTTCGAGATCCGGGAACGCGCCATTTCCGAGAGTTATCGCCAGATCCAGGAGCGGGAACGGGAGCTCATGCTCTGGGAGGAGCGCCTGGAATCCCGCCAGAGTCGACTGGACTCGCTGTCGGCCGTCGGCGCTCAGGGAGGCCAGTGA
- a CDS encoding 4-hydroxy-3-methylbut-2-enyl diphosphate reductase: MARSFDVPEFYRSPIVSAVKQARRLADPRKRDLAPSVLDFGPVRIKLARHFGFCYGVENAIEIAYRALSENPGKRIFLLSEMIHNPHVNDDLRSRGIEFLRSTTGEQLIPFDTLGSQDVVIIPAFGASLEVKAALEARGVDLASYDTTCPFVEKVWKRSSQIGRKDYSIVVHGKRYHEETRATFSHAKESAPVVVVRDLKEAQTLAEFVLGERDPATFSEVFPERYSEGFDPQQDLRRIGVVNQTTMLATETAAIAALLRDAMIRRYGEAALADHFADTSDTLCYATNENQDATKALIADGADVAVVVGGFNSSNTSHLVELCEQRMPTYFVGDADALDRDRIRHFDYPAKQHLETADWLPDKRPLDVLVTAGASCPDVLIDGIIRKIVGWYPDSVTTEEALAPLLAEHSPAA; the protein is encoded by the coding sequence ATGGCGAGAAGTTTTGACGTTCCGGAGTTCTATCGCTCCCCCATTGTCTCGGCGGTAAAGCAGGCCCGCCGGCTGGCGGACCCGCGGAAGCGGGATCTGGCGCCCAGCGTGCTGGACTTTGGCCCCGTGCGCATAAAACTGGCGCGGCACTTCGGCTTCTGCTATGGCGTCGAGAACGCCATAGAGATCGCGTACCGAGCGCTCAGCGAGAATCCCGGCAAGCGGATTTTTCTGCTCTCGGAGATGATCCACAACCCCCACGTCAATGATGACCTGCGGTCTCGGGGGATCGAATTCCTGCGCTCGACAACCGGCGAGCAGCTGATCCCGTTTGACACCCTGGGCAGCCAGGATGTGGTCATTATCCCTGCCTTCGGTGCCTCCCTGGAGGTGAAGGCTGCGCTGGAAGCGCGCGGGGTGGATCTGGCCTCCTACGACACAACGTGTCCGTTTGTGGAGAAGGTTTGGAAGCGCTCCTCACAGATCGGACGCAAGGACTACTCCATTGTGGTGCACGGCAAACGCTACCATGAGGAGACTCGCGCCACGTTTTCACATGCCAAGGAGTCGGCGCCTGTGGTGGTGGTTCGCGACCTGAAGGAGGCGCAGACGCTGGCGGAATTCGTGCTCGGGGAACGAGATCCCGCAACGTTTTCCGAAGTGTTTCCGGAGCGCTACTCGGAAGGCTTCGACCCCCAACAGGACTTGAGGCGCATCGGTGTGGTCAACCAGACGACCATGTTGGCCACCGAAACTGCTGCGATCGCCGCGCTCCTTCGGGACGCCATGATCCGACGTTATGGAGAGGCCGCGCTGGCCGACCATTTCGCCGACACCAGCGATACGCTCTGCTACGCGACCAACGAGAATCAGGACGCCACCAAAGCGCTCATTGCGGACGGTGCTGACGTCGCCGTGGTCGTGGGCGGGTTCAACTCGTCCAATACCAGCCATCTCGTCGAACTCTGCGAGCAGCGCATGCCCACCTACTTCGTGGGCGATGCGGACGCGCTGGATCGCGACCGGATCCGGCATTTCGACTACCCTGCCAAGCAACACCTGGAAACCGCGGACTGGCTGCCCGACAAGCGACCGCTGGACGTGCTGGTCACCGCCGGAGCTTCGTGTCCGGACGTGCTGATTGACGGCATCATCCGGAAAATCGTCGGCTGGTACCCCGACTCCGTCACGACGGAGGAAGCGCTTGCGCCTCTGCTGGCAGAGCATAGCCCTGCTGCGTGA